The genomic DNA ACAGTCAAAAAAGGCTTGGCGCGGTTTCATCAAACTCTCCGGGCTATGCTCCCGTTTTAGCCCTGCCATGGATTTTCGTCCAGTCTCGGACATGGGCTGTGACAGGTTATGCCGAAAAAGACTGACCACCCTGGCGACTTATTCCGGCGTGCTCCAGCAATTTTCGACTGCACGCCTATACTGGCGAAACAAACAAAAGTGATTCGGGAGCCTTACGATGTTTGCTCTCATGCAAAGCTCCCGCCTTGAATCGCTGCACCTAAGCGTAGACCCGACGACCGGGTTGAAGGCGGTGATTGCCATTCATTGCAGCCGTCCCGGGCCCGCCCTGGGAGGCTGTCGTTATCTTGCCTACCCCGACGACGAAAGTGCCGTGGCTGACGCCGTGCGCCTGGCCCAAGGCATGAGCTACAAGGCGGCGCTGGCCGGTTTGCCTGTGGGCGGTGGGGTGGCGGTGATCATGCGACCGGCCCATGTCGAGAGTCGGGCGGCGCTGTTCGAAGCCTTTGGCCGTTGCATTGAGCAATTGGACGGGCGCTACATCACCGCCATCGACAGCGGCACGTCGGTGGCCGACATGGATTGCATCGCTCAGCAGACCCGCCACGTCACCAGCACCACGGCCTCGGGAGATCCCGCGCCCCACGCGGCAATGGGCGTCTTCGCCGGCATCCGTGCCACCGCCATGGCCCGCCTGGGGAGCGATAACCTCGAAAGCCTGCGGGTGGCGATCCAGGGCTTGGGCAATGTCGGTTATGCCCTGGCCGAACAACTGCACGCGGCGGGTGCCGAATTGCTGGTCAGCGATATCGATCCGGGTAAGGTGCAACTGGCCATGGAGCAATTGGGCGCCCATCCGATCGCCAACGACGCGCTACTCAGTACCCCCTGCGACATCCTTGCCCCCTGCGGCCTGGGCGGGGTACTCAACAGCCACAGCGTGGCGCAACTGCGCTGCTCGGCCGTTGCCGGCTCGGCCCACAATCAGTTGAGCAACCTGCAAGTGGCCGACCAGTTGGAGAGGCGCGGGATTCTCTATGCGCCGGACTATGTGATCAACTCCGGCGGGCTGATCTACGTCGCCCTCAAGCATCGCGGCGAAGAACTGTCGACGATCACCGCGCATTTGTCGAAGATCGGTGCGCGGCTTACGGAAGTCTTCGCCCACGCCCAGGCGGAAAAACGCTCACCGGCCCGGGTGGCCGATGAGCTGGCGGAGCGCCTGCTGTACCGCTGAAAATCAAAAGGAAGTAATGGGTAGCAGTGAAGCTGCCTATCTGTGGGAGCAAGGCTTGCCCGCGATGCAGGTGCCGCGGCTGTTCAGGCTGACCGAGTCATCGTTCATCGCGAGCAAGCTTTGCTCCCACAGCTGCCATTACCTCAACAGGTACACCGGAAAGCACTCGCACAAATGCATCACCCGGCGCCGGGTGTTATCCAGGCGTGCGGCGTTGTCCGGCTGTTCCAGCAGGTCGGCGATCAGGTTCGCCACTTCGGCACATTCCGCTTCGCCAAAGCCACGTGTGGTCAGCGCTGGTGTGCCGATGCGAATGCCGCTGGTGATCGCCGGTTTCTGCGGGTCATTGGGGATCGCGTTTTTGTTCAACGTGATATGGGCACTTTCCAGCAGCGCTTCGGCGTCTTTGCCGGTGATATTTCATCGAACGCAGGTCGAGCAGGAACATGTGGCAGTCGGTACCGCCGGACACCACCCGCAAGCCGCGCCGGGTCAGGATGTCGGCCATGACCCGGGCGTTGTCGATCACCCGCTGCTGGTAATGCTTGAACCCGTCGCCCAAGGCTTCGTTGAAGGCCACGGCCTTGGCGGCGATGACATGCATCAGCGGGCCGCCCTGGTACACCGGGAAAATCGTCTTGTCGAGCAGGGCGGCGTATTGCGCCTTGGCCAGGATCAAGCCGCCGCGGGGGCCGCGCAGGGGTCTTGTGGGTGGTGGAGGTGATGAAGTCGGCGATGCCCACCGGCGAGGGGTATACGCCGGCAGCGATCAACCCGGCGTAGTGCGCCATGTCCACCATCAGGTAGGCGCCGATTTCATCGCAGACCTTGCGAAAGCGTTGGAAGTCGATGGTCCGCGAATAGGCCGAGGCCCCGGCGATGATCATCTTCGGCCGGTGTTCCCGGGCCAGGGCTTCCATTTCTTCGTAGTCGAGGGTTTCGGTTTCTGCGTCCAGGCCATAGGAAAAGGCCCGGTAGATTTTACCGGAAAAATTTACCGAGGCGCCGTGGGTCAAGTGGCCGCCGTGGGCCAGGGACATGCCCAGAATCGTGTCACCGGGTTCCAGTACCGCCAGGAAAACCGCCTGATTGGCCTGGGAGCCGGAGTGCGGCTGCACGTTGACGTATTCGCAGTTGAACAGTTTGCGTGCGCGTTCGATGGCCAGGTTCTCGATTTCATCGACGACCTTGCAGCCGCCGTAGTAACGCTTGCCCGGATAGCCTTCGGCGTACTTGTTGGTGAGCACGGAGCCCTGGGCCTGGAGCACCTCTTCGCTGACGTAGTTTTCCGACGCGATCAACTCCAGGTGAGTTTCCTGGCGGTTGCGCTCGCGGTCGATCAGGCGGGCAATGGTGGGGTCGAAATTTTGCAGGCTCATGGTGTGATTCCTTAGATAAGCGCTTCGGCCGGTGACGCAGTCACGTGGTGCGGCAACACCCGTGGCTGGCTTTTGGACGAATCGGATAGAAAAATGGAGGTGTCTTTCAAACCGCTGCCGGTGATCAGGATCACGGCGGTTTGCGGGGTGTCGGGGTGTGTTTGCGCGTACTGGAGCAGGCCGGCGAAGGCGCTGGCGGCGCCGGCTTCCGGAAACACGCCGGTGCTGGCGGCCAATCGGGAGGCGGCGGCGACAATGCTCGGGTCGCTGACGCAAATGAACTCGCCGTCGCTGGCGGTCACCGCACGCATGGCTTTGAGGCGATCACGCGGCAACGCCACGTTGATGCTGCTGGCCAGGCTGGTAGGTGGCACGCGTTCGGTTTGCTGCATCGAGCGATCGTAGCGCCAGGCGCGGTACATGAAGTTGCTGTGTTCGGCCTGCACGCCGATCAGGCGTGGGATGCGTTCGATCCAGCCCAATTGCAGCAAGTCGAAAAAGCCTTTGTAGACCGAACCCAGGATGCAGCCGTTGCCGACGGGCACGAACACCAGGTCCGGCACTTGCCAGTTGAGCTGCTCGCACATTTCGAAGGCGACGGTCTTCTTGCCTTCGCTCATGTACGAGTTGATTCCGGTGGTGCGGTTGTACCAGCCGTGTTTTTCGCAGGCGTTGAGGCATTGTTCGAAGGCTTCGTCGTATTGTCCGTCGACCAGCACGATCTCGGCGCCGTAGCCCTGCATCTGCGCGAGCTTTTCGCGGGGCGCGCTCCTGGGCAGATAGATGACGTTGTGCAAGCCCAGGCTGGCGCTCATCCCGGCCAGTGCCGAAGCGGCATTGCCGGTGCTGGCCACCGCCACGGTGCGGGCACCGGATTGCATGGCGTGGGCCACGGCCAGGGCGCTGGCGCGATCCTTCAATGACCCGGTCGGTTGCCGCGACTCGTCTTTTACGAAGACTTTGATCCGGGCACCTTTGCCGAGCAGTTCCGGGCGCGAGTACAGCGGCGTGTTGCCCACCAGTAATGGTGGAATGAATTGCGTCGAGCTCAACGGCATCAAGCGGTCATAGCGCCACATGCCACGGGCATGGTTATGGGCCAGGCTGTCCCGGGACCATTCGCGCTTGAGCGTCGGGTAATCGTAAAGCGCGTCCAGTGCACCATCGACTTTACAATGAGGGCAGTAGTAGCTGACCTCATGGGGCTGGTAGCTTCGATCGCAAACCAGGCACTGCAATACATACTCTCTGTACGAATTTTTCATGGTCACCCTCTGAAAGTACGCTGTGCTGGTGCTTTCCTTGCCAACGTCGGTCCGGCTCACCGGACCGACGGGCACTCCGCTGACAGAAGGTGTTTCAGATCACCATGATGGCGTCGATGGCGACCAGGGTATGGCGTGCCAGCGCGCTGGCGCCGGCGGTGGTGCGGGCCGGGTAGGGCTTGGTGAAGTACTCCTCCATGACGCGATTGAGGGTCGGGAACTCACTCAGGTCGGTAATGAACGCCGTGACCTTGACCACGTTCGCCAGGGTGCCGCCTGCCGCTTCGGCCATTTGCACCAGGTTGTCGAGGGTCTGGCGCAGTTGGCCTTCAAAATCCTTGGCCAGCACTTCGTTGTTCAGCGCCGAGACCGGGGTCTGTGCCGACAGGTAGATGGTTTGCCCGTGGCTGACCTTGATGCCCTGGGAATAGGTGCCCAGCGGCAGTGGCGCCTTGTCGGTGAAAATGACGTTCTCTTCGCCCAGGAAAGGTTTGGCGGCCGGCTGGATTTGAGCGGTGGTTTGCATGGTGACGTTCCTTGTTAAGTGGATGGGGTTAGTGCAAATCGGCAACCTGCTTGACAGCCAGGCTGGAAAATTCCTCGTCGCGGCAACGGGCCGGGGAAAAGTGCTGGTAGTTGAGTTGCAGCGCCGCCAGGTCGGCCGGCATGGCGATGCCCAGCGCCGCATGACTGCACAGGCGTGCAATGGCGGGTGCGGCCTGGATGCCGTAGCCACCCAGGGCCGCAAGCCAGATAAAGCTCTCTTGCTGCGGGTCCTGGCCGAGCACCGGCGAGCGGTCGGCGACGAAGGTGCGCAGACCGGCCCATTTATTGATGATCGAGCGGGGGCGCAGGCGCGTAGTGTTTTGCAGGCGATCCATGGTGATGGCCAGGTCAAGCTCTTCCGGCAGCGCGTCGCAGGGCAACGACGGGCTTTCATCGCAGGGGGAGACGATCAGTCGCCCAGCTTCAGGCTTGATGAAAATGTCCTCGTCCACCGTGCCCAGGTAGGGCGTGTGGTGCACGTCGCACTGTGGATCGACCGCCAGCACGGTGCGCCGCAACGGTCGGACACCGACTTTGGGCACGCCACAGCGCTCGGCAAACTCATCGGTCCAGGCACCGGCGGCGTTGACCACAATGGCGCTTTGCAGTTGCTGGCCGTCCCGGGTGTGCAAGCGCCAGTACCCGTCGCGACGCTCGCCACGCAGTACTTCGGTCTCGCGCTTGACCACGCCACCACGGGCACGCAGGCCACTCAGGTAAGCGCTATGAATGCCATGCACATCCAGGTCGAAGGCGCTGGGCTCGTAGATCCCGGCGCTCCAGGCGCCTTCGGCGAGGTAGGGGACCAGTTCCTGTACTTGCTTGTCATCAAGCAACTCGGCCGTGGGCACTTGCTCCAGCACGGCGTTGAAACGTGCTTTGAGTTTGTCCACCCGTGCCGCCTGGGCCACGATCAGTGCGCCCCGCGGCGCCCATAGCGGATGCTCGGCCAAGCCCTCGGGCGGGTTCTCGAAAAAGCGTCGGGACGCACAGGTCAGCGAGCGGATCTGCTGGTTGCCGTAGCTTTCCATCGAGATCGCGGCCGAACGCCCCGTGGTGTGGTAGGCCAGTTGCTGTTCCTGTTCGAGCAGGCAGACGCTGCCATGGGTCGCCAGCTCATAAGCGGCTGAGACGCCGGCGATGCCGCCACCGACCACGATGAAGTCGTAACGAGCGATCATGGTCGGCTGCCCTCGGCGATAGCGGCGGCTTTGCTTTCCCGGGTGTAGGTCAGCACGAAGTGCGCCACGAGACCAAAAATCAGCCCCCAGAACGCGGCGGCCAGGCCGAGGAAACTCATGCCCGAGGCCGTCACCAGGAAGGTGATCAGTGCTGCTTCCCGCTGCTTCTCATCCGCCATGGCGCCGGTCAGCCCGGCACTGATCGCGCCAAACAAGGCGAGGCCGGCGAGGGAAGCGATCAATTCTTTTGGCAGGGCGGAAAACACCGAGGCCAGGGTCGCGCCAAAGGTGCCCATCAGAATGTAGAACACCCCGCAGGCTATCCCGGCCATGTAGCGTTTGTCGCGGTCCTCGTGGGCTTCGCGACCAGTGCAGATCGCTGCGGTAATGGCCGCCAGGTTAAAACCGTGGGAACCGAACGGGGCCATCAGGACCGAGCCAATTGCGGTGACTGAAATGATCGAGCGCGCTGGCGTGTTGTAGCCCGAGGTGCGCAACACGGCCATGCCTGGCACGTACTGGCCGGTCAGTGTCACCAGCGCCAGTGGCAGGCCGATGTTGATGATTGCGTGCCAGTTCCATTCAGGGGCGACGAAGACCGGGTGGGCCACGGCGATGGTGATCGAGCTGCTGTTGAGCTCACCGAACGAGGCGGCCACCGCGCAACCGACGATCAGCACCGACAGGATCGCGTAGCGTGGCGAAAAGCGCTTGAAGGCCAGGTACGCCGCGATCATCGCCAGCACCAATGCCGGCTGCAGCTTGATCGACGTGAACAGCTCGGCACCAAAGCGGAACAGGATGCCGGCGAGCATGGCGGCGGCAATGGCCTTGGGCAGGCGGCTCATCAGCTTGTCGAACGCCCCGGACAAACCGACCAGGGCGATGATCACCGATGCCACTACATAGGCACCAATGGCTTGGGGCAGGGTCACGGTAGGCAGCATCGACACCAGCAACGCCGCCCCCGGTGTCGACCACGCGGTGATGACGGGGGCACGCAGGCGCCAGCTCAGGAGCAGGCCGGTAATCCCACTGCCGATGGAAATGGCCCAGATCCACGAAGACACCACGTCATCGGGCAGGTGCGCTTCCTTGGCTGCCTGGAACACGATGATGAGCGGGCCGGCGTAGGAAATGATCACGGCGATGAAGCCCGCGATGATCGCTGACAGGGATAGATCCTTTCTGAGTGTGTCCATGATGTCTCGACTTGGCGCGGCAGGAGCGCGCAGTGGATGATTGAGTCGATTGCTTCGATTCGGAATCAGTGTATTTGAATGGATTGAGTTGATTCAATAGGTGGCGGGATTGTTACGAGATATTTTTCTGCTATTACGGAGCATTTTTAGGATATTTGATGGTTAATATATTGATTTTTATAATTATTATTTGTTGTAAGATTTCTTGAATCCACATTGATAAACAATTCAAAAATCGTATCAATCGACTCAATGAATCGTATGTGTCGAATTATTAGTTGCCTAACCTCCATGTGATATGCTCGGATATTCATCATTTCTACGATGGGCAGTGATCATTCATGTGGGTTCCCCAGCTAAGCGAGTTCAGCCAGCCGATGTATTTGTCGATTGCCGATGCGTTGGCGCGCGATATCAACAACGGCGTGCTGAACGAGGGCGATCGCTTGCCGACCTTGCGGGAGCTGGCCACCACCTTGAATGTCACGCCAGGCACCATCAGCCGTGCCTATAGCGAAGCCCATCGGCGTCGGTTGGTGCAGGGAGAAGTGGGGCGTGGCACTTATGTGCTCAACCAGAAGCAGCTGGAACTGCCGGCCAGCAACAGCGCCGCCGCGCCGCTGAACCTGGGGCAATCCGAACTGCTCGACCTTTCGATCATCAAGCCCTACAGCGAGACCCTGGAGTACTGGTTGCGCGGCGCGCTGGTGGGCATGGCGAAAAGCACCGACTTCGCGCGCGCGCTGGATTACGCGCCGGACGGCGGTCACCCGGCCCATCGTGAGGCGGGGGCGCAATGGTTGCGTCATTCATTGCCCGACGCGCAATGGCAGCAAGTGGTGATTACCGCCGGGGCCCAGCACGGCTTGATGGTTGCGATGAGCGCCCTGACCAACGCCGGTGACCTGGTGCTTTGCGAGGCGCTCTGCTACCCCGGTATCATTTCCCTGGCTCACGGCCTTGAGCGTCGCCTGCGCGGCGTGCCGATGGATGACGAAGGCATCATCCCTGAAGCCTTGCGCGAACTGTGCCTGCGAGAGAAGCCGGCGATGCTGGTGTGCGTGGCGACCTGCCAGAACCCGACGGCGGCGATCATGTCGCAGAAACGTCGGGCCCAGATTGCCGCGCTGGCCGAGGAATTCGACTTCATCATCCTGGACGATGACATCTATGGCTTCCTGGCTACCGATCCGTCGATCAAGCCGTTGTCGGCCTTTGCGCCGGATCGTTCGGTGTACCTGACCAGCCTGTCGAAGTCAGTCATGCCGGCGCTTCGCATCGGTTATATCTACAGTCCACCGAAATTGCTGTCACGCCTGACTTCGATGGTCCGCAGCAGTGTCTGGATGCCGTCGCCGTTGACTGCGCAACTGGCCAGCAATGTGATTACCGAAGGCCTGGACAAGAAACTGATCCGCATCCAGCGCAACGAGGCGGCGGGGCGACAAGCGATCGCCCGGGAAATTTTCGCCAATTTCGAGCTCAAGACCCAGCCGTATTCCTATCACGTCTGGTTGACGCTGCCCGAGCCATGGACCAGCGACGAATTCACCATGCTCGCCCGGGCCAACGGCGTATTGGTGCTCAGCGGCACCCAGTTCCAGGCCGAGCGTTCAGGGACCACCCGGTGCGTGCGGTTGGTATTGATGTCGCCCACCAGCCAGGACGAACTGCGCTTCGCCCTGACCAAGCTGGCGAGCCTGATCGATTCGGACCCACGTCGTTATTATTGAAAAAAAAGATCGCAGCCTTCGGCAGCTCCTACGCGGTGTAGGCGCTGCCGAAGGCTGCGATCTTTTTGGTTACTCGTCCGACGGGTTGAGCAGTTCGGACAAGGCGTCCGGCTGGCTCTTGAATGCCTTGGCGAACACATCCCGATTCTTCGCCATGTAGATCCCGGCTTCCTCGACCTGTTGCTCGCTCAGCGATGGAACGGCTTTTTGCAACACTTCAGCCAGCAATTCGGCGAGTTCCAGCATTTTGTCATGACGGTCAGCTTCGGCTTTATCCATGAACAAGCGCTCCAGATCTCGGCTGCTGCGGTATACCACTTCGACGGCCATTCACCACCTCACATGCCTTCACATTGGTTTGTCTTTGCGGCTACTGTATTTATATACAGGCAAAAGAATAAGCGAATCCTGTTGCTTTGGATAGTGGCTTTTTAATGTAGACCGATTTCGGCATGTGAGCGCGAAGCTAATGTGGGCAAAGCTTGTGTGGGAGCAAAGCTTGCTCGCGATCCGGCCGCATGAAGCCCCAAAAGTGCCGCATACCAGCCTATCGCCATCTCACCCTCAGTCGCTGGCCTTTTTTCTGCATGCAGAACAACCGTCACGTCCAACCCGCATCATCCGGTCGAGTCGACCTAAGGAAACTACATCGTGAAAATCAACTGGGCCGAGAATCTGCGGCAGAACGTCCATCAACTGGCCGAGTCCCTGGGAAACCTGTTCGTCGAGACCTTCCACTACCTGGCGCTGTTCGCCATCGGTGCGGTGACCGCGTGGGCCGCGGTGATGGAGTTCTTGCAGATGCTCGAGGCGGGGCACATCAAGATCGATGACATCCTGCTGCTGTTCATCTACCTGGAATTGGGGGCGATGGTCGGGATCTACTTCAAAACCAACCACATGCCGGTGCGGTTTCTGATCTACGTGGCGATCACTGCGCTGACGCGGCTGTTGATTTCCAACGTTTCCCACCACAGCCCGCCCGACCTGGGGATCATCTACCTGTGCGGTGGCATCCTGCTGCTGGCGTTTTCGATCCTGGTGGTGCGCTATGCGTCGTCGCAGTTCCCCTCGGTGAAGATCGAGCACCCGCACCGCAAGGTCGGCGCGGGTTCAAGCGAACATGCCGAAGTGGAGAAAGGCGAGATTTAAAGGCCAGCGGCAGAAGGTGCCACACCCTGTGCATGCGGTGGCGGCAACTTGATGTTGTCGCCGCCGGTCATGGCTTCGAGGATGGCCACAGCGCTGTGGCCCTGCTCGATGGCGATGCCGAACTGAATGCTTTGCACCAGGCGCTTGAGCCGCTCCGGGTCGTTGCGTTGCTGGGCGCTGATCATGCGTTTGGCGACGATGCGCCCGCTCTTGGACAGGGTCAGCATGATGCTGCCATCCAGGCCCTGGATACTCAGGTTGATCTGATAGTGCGGCGCAAAAGCGTCGGTAATGATCTGAAAAGGGTTGTCCATGATGCGTCACCGCCTGATTGAACGTGCAGTTGTTGACCGGCCGTGATCGGGATTAGTTCGCAACACCGGACCATCGGCCATTCCATGATCGTGTTCATCTCGAGATTCCTGGGACCAGGCAGACTTCAAAAATCAAAGATCGCAGCCTGCGGCAGCTCCTACAGGGAGTTAGCAAGTGGCATGCCGGAAAAACCGTCGGACAATGATCCCGGTGCCCAAGCGCCGAACGCTCTGGAATGCGGCTGCCCGTTTCGGGGCAATAACGTGCGGATGTTCGTTGACGGTGCAGGAGGGGAGGCAATTTGCGGAGGGTGGGCAGGGCGGGGCAACTCCCGACATTAACAGTGCTTTTGCCCGTTGTCCGGCTTTATTTGCATATGAATATTTATCTTTTCCCAGGGGTTGAATTGTTCCTCCGCCAGCCCGACTCTGTATTCAAGGGGTCGTTGCATCAACGTCGACGGCCCCCGGCGAGCTAGCTGAAATAAGGGATGAACTATGCAAATCCAAGTCAACAGCGATAACCATATTCAAAGCAGCATCCGACTGGAGGAGTGGGTACGTACTACCATCGAAAGCACGCTCGAACGTTACGAAGAGGACCTGACACGGGTCGAGGTTCATCTGCGGGACGAGAACGGCGACAAGCCGGGTCCTCATGACCTGCGTTGCCAGCTTGAAGCACGGCCAAAGGGCCATCAGCCGATTTCCGTGACCCACAAGGCCGATTCGCTGGAACTGGCGATCGAAGGCGCGGCCACCAAACTTGAAAATGCCCTGGAGCATTTGTTCGGCAAACTGCGCGGCAAGCGTGCCGTGACCAACGGTCCGACCGACTCGATGGCCGTGGCTGATGCCATGCTGGAAGAAGAATTCCTGGAGAACGAACGGGCCTCGCTTCACGGCTGAAGCCTTGTTCATTTCAATTCCTACCGAAAAAAAACGGGCCTGCAATTGCAGGCCCGTTTTGCTTTTGTATGTGACCCGTTTATCTGGTGAAGAGCAATCAATGTGGGAGCGAGCCTGCTCGCGATAGCGGTGGGTCGGCTTGCATGGATGTTGAGTGTGCTGGCGTCATCGCGAGCAAGCTCGCTCCCACACTGGATCTTCAGTGGATTGAATTTTATGTTCAGCACAGAACCCCTGTGGGAGCGAGCTTGCTCGCGATAGCGGTGGGTCGGCTTGCATGGATGTTGAATGTGCCGGCGTCATCGCGAGCAAGCTCGCTCCCACACTGGATCTTCAGTGGATGAATTTTATGTTCAGCACAGAACCCCTGTGGGAGCGAGCTTGCTCGCGATGGCGATAGCCGGGGCTAGCGCAAAAACGCCTGCCGATACTCTCCGGGCGTCGCGCCCAGGGCCTGGCGAAAACGATGGGTGAAGTGACTGGCGCTGGCAAATCCGCAGGCCAGTGCCACGTCGCCCAACGGTTGCGAAGTGCTACGCAACAGATGCCGCGCCAGGGCAAGCCGTCGTGCCAGCACATATTGATGCGGCGGCAGCCCGAAGCTTTCGCGAAACATCCGCGCGAAGTGGTATTCGGACAATGCACACAGTGCCGCCAGTTGCCCGAGGCTAATGGCCTCGGCCAAGTGGCTGTCGACGTAATCCACCAGCAACCGCCGCTGGTGAGCCGCCAGGCCGCCCTTGAGGCGAAGCCCCTGGCGCTGGCCGACCTGGCTGAGCAGCAGGTGGTTGAGCAGGTCATGGGCCAGGCTGGTGGTCAGCAGGCGTTCAGCGGGTTCGTCCCAGTTCAGCGCGATCAACTGGCGAAAGCGTTGTGCCTGTTGCGGGTCGTCGAGAAAGGTCTCCTCGTGCAGTTGCACCTGCCGGGGCTCGCGGTCCAGCAACGTGATGCAACCCAGGGCGAATTGTTCAGGGCTGAAATACAGGTGGGCAAGGCGAATGTCGCCGTTGATGACCCAGGCCGATTCATGCCCGGCGGGCAGTACGCAGAGTTTGCCCGGCGCCCCCGTGGTATCGGGTCGCTCGCGGCGAAACGTACCGGTGCCGCCGGCGATGTAGCAGGACAACGTATGGTGAGTCGGCCCCTCATAGTCCTGGGCGTCGTGATGATTGCTCCACAAAGCGGCCGCCAAGCCGTCTCCGAGCTCGGCGCTGTGCTCCAGGCGAGCGTTGGGCGAGCTGTTGAGGGCTTGAAAGACTTGCAGGCTTTGCAGTGTGGACATGATTGGTTCTCCAACGCTTGCATCCTACTCCGTAGACCGCTCCCTGCCAGCCCATCGCTCATAAAAACCGCAAGTTTACGCAAGCGACGGACAAGCATCGGCATGACACTGGGAGCCATTGCCAGGAGTCGCCGTCATGAACCTCTCGTTGTACCTGCTTACCGTGCTCATCTGGGGCACCACTTGGATTGCCCTGAAATTGCAACTGGGTGTGGTCGCCATCCCGGTTTCGATCGTTTATCGCTTTGGCCTTGCGGCGTTGATCCTGTTTGCGATGCTCTTGCTCCGCCGGCGCTTGCAGGTGATGAACCGGCGCGGCCATTTGATTTGCGTTGCCCAGGGCCTGTGTCTGTTCTGCATCAACTTCATGTGCTTCCTGACCGCCAGCCAATGGATTCCCAGTGGCTTGGTCGCCGTGGTGTTTTCCACCGCCACGCTCTGGAACGCCTTCAATGCTCGCGTGTTCTTCGGTCAGCGGATTGCACGTAACGTACTGTTGGGTGGCGCCCTGGGGCTTTCGGGGTTGGCGCTGCTGTTCTGGCCGGAACTGGCCGGCCACAGCGCGAGTCCGCAAACTTTGCTTGGCTTGGCGCTGGCGCTGTTGGGGACGTTGTGTTTCTCGGCAGGCAACATGCTGTCGAGCCTGCAACAGAAAGCCGGCCTCAAGCCGCTGACCACCAATGCCTGGGGCATGGCTTATGGCGCAGCGATGTTGGCGGTGTGGTGTGCGGTCAAAGGCATCCCGTTCGACATGGAATGGAACACGCGCTACATCGGCTCGTTGTTGTACCTGGTGATCCCGGGTTCGGTGATCGGCTTCACCGCCTACCTGACACTGGTGGGGCGCATGGGGCCGGAGCGGGCGGCGTATTGCACCGTATTGTTCCCGGTGGTGGCGTTGAATGTCTCGGCGTTTGTCGAGGGCTAC from Pseudomonas beijingensis includes the following:
- a CDS encoding benzoate/H(+) symporter BenE family transporter gives rise to the protein MDTLRKDLSLSAIIAGFIAVIISYAGPLIIVFQAAKEAHLPDDVVSSWIWAISIGSGITGLLLSWRLRAPVITAWSTPGAALLVSMLPTVTLPQAIGAYVVASVIIALVGLSGAFDKLMSRLPKAIAAAMLAGILFRFGAELFTSIKLQPALVLAMIAAYLAFKRFSPRYAILSVLIVGCAVAASFGELNSSSITIAVAHPVFVAPEWNWHAIINIGLPLALVTLTGQYVPGMAVLRTSGYNTPARSIISVTAIGSVLMAPFGSHGFNLAAITAAICTGREAHEDRDKRYMAGIACGVFYILMGTFGATLASVFSALPKELIASLAGLALFGAISAGLTGAMADEKQREAALITFLVTASGMSFLGLAAAFWGLIFGLVAHFVLTYTRESKAAAIAEGSRP
- a CDS encoding PLP-dependent aminotransferase family protein, with the translated sequence MWVPQLSEFSQPMYLSIADALARDINNGVLNEGDRLPTLRELATTLNVTPGTISRAYSEAHRRRLVQGEVGRGTYVLNQKQLELPASNSAAAPLNLGQSELLDLSIIKPYSETLEYWLRGALVGMAKSTDFARALDYAPDGGHPAHREAGAQWLRHSLPDAQWQQVVITAGAQHGLMVAMSALTNAGDLVLCEALCYPGIISLAHGLERRLRGVPMDDEGIIPEALRELCLREKPAMLVCVATCQNPTAAIMSQKRRAQIAALAEEFDFIILDDDIYGFLATDPSIKPLSAFAPDRSVYLTSLSKSVMPALRIGYIYSPPKLLSRLTSMVRSSVWMPSPLTAQLASNVITEGLDKKLIRIQRNEAAGRQAIAREIFANFELKTQPYSYHVWLTLPEPWTSDEFTMLARANGVLVLSGTQFQAERSGTTRCVRLVLMSPTSQDELRFALTKLASLIDSDPRRYY
- a CDS encoding NAD(P)/FAD-dependent oxidoreductase; this encodes MIARYDFIVVGGGIAGVSAAYELATHGSVCLLEQEQQLAYHTTGRSAAISMESYGNQQIRSLTCASRRFFENPPEGLAEHPLWAPRGALIVAQAARVDKLKARFNAVLEQVPTAELLDDKQVQELVPYLAEGAWSAGIYEPSAFDLDVHGIHSAYLSGLRARGGVVKRETEVLRGERRDGYWRLHTRDGQQLQSAIVVNAAGAWTDEFAERCGVPKVGVRPLRRTVLAVDPQCDVHHTPYLGTVDEDIFIKPEAGRLIVSPCDESPSLPCDALPEELDLAITMDRLQNTTRLRPRSIINKWAGLRTFVADRSPVLGQDPQQESFIWLAALGGYGIQAAPAIARLCSHAALGIAMPADLAALQLNYQHFSPARCRDEEFSSLAVKQVADLH
- a CDS encoding phosphate-starvation-inducible protein PsiE, whose amino-acid sequence is MKINWAENLRQNVHQLAESLGNLFVETFHYLALFAIGAVTAWAAVMEFLQMLEAGHIKIDDILLLFIYLELGAMVGIYFKTNHMPVRFLIYVAITALTRLLISNVSHHSPPDLGIIYLCGGILLLAFSILVVRYASSQFPSVKIEHPHRKVGAGSSEHAEVEKGEI
- a CDS encoding YebG family protein, producing the protein MAVEVVYRSSRDLERLFMDKAEADRHDKMLELAELLAEVLQKAVPSLSEQQVEEAGIYMAKNRDVFAKAFKSQPDALSELLNPSDE
- a CDS encoding Rid family detoxifying hydrolase, which gives rise to MQTTAQIQPAAKPFLGEENVIFTDKAPLPLGTYSQGIKVSHGQTIYLSAQTPVSALNNEVLAKDFEGQLRQTLDNLVQMAEAAGGTLANVVKVTAFITDLSEFPTLNRVMEEYFTKPYPARTTAGASALARHTLVAIDAIMVI
- the thrC gene encoding threonine synthase, producing MKNSYREYVLQCLVCDRSYQPHEVSYYCPHCKVDGALDALYDYPTLKREWSRDSLAHNHARGMWRYDRLMPLSSTQFIPPLLVGNTPLYSRPELLGKGARIKVFVKDESRQPTGSLKDRASALAVAHAMQSGARTVAVASTGNAASALAGMSASLGLHNVIYLPRSAPREKLAQMQGYGAEIVLVDGQYDEAFEQCLNACEKHGWYNRTTGINSYMSEGKKTVAFEMCEQLNWQVPDLVFVPVGNGCILGSVYKGFFDLLQLGWIERIPRLIGVQAEHSNFMYRAWRYDRSMQQTERVPPTSLASSINVALPRDRLKAMRAVTASDGEFICVSDPSIVAAASRLAASTGVFPEAGAASAFAGLLQYAQTHPDTPQTAVILITGSGLKDTSIFLSDSSKSQPRVLPHHVTASPAEALI
- a CDS encoding Glu/Leu/Phe/Val dehydrogenase family protein — its product is MFALMQSSRLESLHLSVDPTTGLKAVIAIHCSRPGPALGGCRYLAYPDDESAVADAVRLAQGMSYKAALAGLPVGGGVAVIMRPAHVESRAALFEAFGRCIEQLDGRYITAIDSGTSVADMDCIAQQTRHVTSTTASGDPAPHAAMGVFAGIRATAMARLGSDNLESLRVAIQGLGNVGYALAEQLHAAGAELLVSDIDPGKVQLAMEQLGAHPIANDALLSTPCDILAPCGLGGVLNSHSVAQLRCSAVAGSAHNQLSNLQVADQLERRGILYAPDYVINSGGLIYVALKHRGEELSTITAHLSKIGARLTEVFAHAQAEKRSPARVADELAERLLYR